Within Caproicibacterium argilliputei, the genomic segment CACCGGCGGCACGGTAGACATTACTTACCAGAGTTGCAACGGCAGCAGCTATTACTACAAGCTGACCGCGATCGGCAAGGTAGGCACGGAAACCGGCATCTACATTAACGGTCACAAGCCATCTACTATGGTGGTGCGAATTGTTACCGCCTGCAGCAGCGATACGACTGTTAACCTGTCCCGCAAGGTGGGGGAGTGCTACACGGTCGGGCTTACCTGCTCCACAAAGCCAACCGTCACGGCTGGCACCGGTGGTATTGTAACGATTGCAGGTGTGTACCCCAATGGCAACGGCAAGTGGCTGTGTCCGATTGTGGCAGTTCGGTCGGGTGTCACTGGAATCTATACGGAAATTAAAGAAGAGGGAAGTCCGGTGAAACGATTCGAGTTCAAGGTGGTGTAATTGTGGATCATGATGATATTGCTGTGCAGGCATGGGAAAGCTCGAAATCCGCCCACCACAGGATTGATGAATTGGAAGCGGAAGTTAAGGATATTCGCGGATTGACTGCTGCGATGGCAACCGTGAATACAAAAGTGGATGGGCTGGAATCGGACGTGCGGGAAATCAAAACGGATGTAAAAAGTATATCGGCTCGTCCGGTGCAATGGTGGGATAAACTCATTGCCGGAATCATTGGAGCAATAGGGACAGGCGTTGCAGCGGCAATCCTGTCGCTGCTATTTAAATAATTGGAGGTACATATTATGGATTTGACTATGGTGATTATCGTGTTTGGTGTGGGCTTTGCAATTACCGCCTGCGGTTGGATGGTGACGCTGCTGCGGTCTAAGGGCGTCAACGTCCAAAGCGGCGTGGATACCGCGCAACGAGTGCTGGACGTTGCCGATACCGTGACAGACGCTGCGGCTGCAATCGTGCCCAGCCCGGTGACATCCGCGCTGCAAAAGATTGTGGATGCGGCTAAAGTTGGTGTCAACAGCGCCGAACAGCTTTACCTGAACGGCAGCATTACGGCAGATCAGCGCAAGGCCGAAGCTGAAAAGGTGCTTAAAACGGCTCTCGGTTTGGACGGCGTTGCCTATGAAGGTGATGTGGCAAGTCTTGGCGACTCGGCAATTGAAGCCGCGGTCAAGGCGCTGCCGAAGACTGGCGCAAAAGAGGCCGTTGTGGGTACTGCAAAAGCGACCGCATAAATTACATACAGACACAGCAATGCCCCGGCTTACCATTACGGTAGGTCGGGGCATTTTTGCGTCATATCATAAATTATAATGGCGCGCGACCAGCAGGAAATGTATCTGCTGCTGGAACGGATACTTGATGAAGTGAAGAAAGAATAAATTTATGCCCTCAGCAGGCAGCCATGCGGGCCGTCTACTGAGGGCATTTTTAATTAATACAGACTTGGAGCAAAAATGTGATTCCGAAGCCATTTTCAAGTGAAAATAATTTCGGATAATGTGGTGCCGCTGACCGGGGTTGAACCGGTACGATGCTGCCATCGAGGGATTTTAAGTCCCTTGCGTCTGCCAATTCCGCCACAGCGGCAGAGAACAGCAATTATTATAGCATACATCATCGGCGAAATCAACCATTCCGCAGCAGAAACGAGAATTTATCAGCAACGCAAAAACGCATGAATGCCGCAGTTTCTTAAAAGGAAGCGTCAGGCGTGCTGCTTCTTTTGTGCTTGCTCGAACTTGACCATTTCTTCAAAGGAAATGCGCTCGTCTTCCGGCACCAGATTTTCCGGCAGAATGGTGTCGTCACAGTTCAGGCAGTGGCGGCCGTTGGCACCGCTGCTTTTCCACAGGCGCTCGGCAACCGGTGCCCAGCGCTGGGCGATTTTTTCACATTTTGCGCAGTATTCATGCGGGCTTTCCTGATCAACCAGATCGGTGCCGTGCGCATTCGTTTTGCTGACCATTTCCTCCAGTTTGTACGGATTATCCAGCACCGGGCACGGCCGCAGCATATTCGTATTGAATGGCTGGTTCAAATGGTACTGCATAAACAAAGGAGAGCGGTAAGCTTCCAGCAGGGTCTTTTCCCGAATGTTGGCATCCGAATAGTGGATAAATACGCAAGGCTCGATGTCGCCGTTTGCGTTGATGTGCAGATAGGAGCGTCCGCCTGCAATGCAGCCGTAAACGTACTCCGCATCGTTCCAGAAGTCCATGGTAAACAGCGCCTTGCTGTTGCGGAAATCCCGAATCCGATAATACATCATTTCACGCTGCTCGGCGGTCGCCATCAAGTCTGTCGGCGCGTTTTTGCCAATGGGCATATAGGTAAAGAACCAAGTAAAGATGGCGCCCTGGTCAACCATCCAGTCAAAGAATTCCTCACTGCCGATGGAATCCACATTTTGACTGGTGTAGCAGCAGGAAATGCCATAAGGCAGCTGATGGGCGTTTAAAATATCAATGGCTTTGCAGATTTTCTGGAAAGTTCCCTTGCCACGGCGGGCATCGGTTGCTTCTTCAAAGCCTTCAACGCTGATGGCGGGCACAAAGTTGCCGACACGCTGCAGGTCTTCTGCAAACTTGTCATCGATGAGCGTAGAGTTTGTAAAGCACAGGAAAATGCAGTCGGAGTGCTTTTCACAGAGTTTTATCAGGTCATCTTTGCGCACCAGCGGTTCGCCGCCGGTGTAAATGTACATATAGGTACCCATCTTCACGCCTTGGTTGATGATGTCGTCGATTTCGTCAAACGTGAGGTTCAGCTGGTGGCCGTAGTCTGCCGCCCAGCAGCCGGTACAGTGCAGGTTGCAGGCACTGGTCGGGTCCAACAGAATGGCCCACGGCACGTTGCAGCCGTACTTTTTCCGGTACTCCATCTGCTTTTTGCCGCCGATAAAGGTGGAGTTTAAGAAAAAGTTTGTGAAGAAGGTTTCCAGTACGTGCGGATTGATGTTTTTTACCACACGGTAAATCAAATGGTTCCAGTTGCTTGCCGGGTCATCAATGGCTTGATGGAAGGAGTAGCGAGCCGCCGCAAAGGTGTTGTCTTTGTCCGCTTTGTCAATCATGTCCATAAGTTTCGGTAGATTCTTTTCAGGATCCTTGCGAAGGTAGCCGATGGCCGTTTTGATGCCGAATTTTTCAAGTTTTTCTTTTAAACCGCTCTCTGCCATATATGATTCCTCCAGTATGCTTTGCTTGCGCGCATTTCATAGCTTCTGCTAACCTGTATGTGCGTACAAGAAAATCTTAGAAAGAATTTTTAAATTTGTCCTTAGACAACAATGCTTTTTTGTAAGAAAACATGACAGAACTGAAAAATTGTAATAAATGGCAGGCACCCTGTTGCATCAAAAAGCAGCCGGGCAGTTGCTGCCGGCTGCTGCGGGATTTTGCACAGCGGTCAGGACTCTGCCGCTGTGTTTTCCTTGGTGTCTGTTTCCTCTTTGGCGCACTTGGCTTGTTCCTCTTTCTGTTGCTCATGTACCTGCAGGGCACTCAGAATTCGCTCGGATGCTGTGCGGCGGGCGCCGGCTTCCACAGAAAGCTGCAGGGCAAGCTGCACCAGCGCCTCCTGCCCATCCGCGGCGGCGGTATCAATGCGACCGCAAACATCCTGCAGCGCTTTTTCCTGCGCGGTGCAGAAGGCATCGTACAGCGTGTGCATATCGCCACGCTGCTCCAGCTGGTCGAGCAGAATGTGAATGTCGGGAATGGAGAGCACCTGCTTGAGCAGGCACAGGATAGTCAGCTGTACCAGATGGTCGCGGCTGTATTTTTTCTTTTCCGGGCGCGGCAGCACGCCGTCTTTGACGTAATTGTTAACCATGCTGGAGGTGAGCAGCGGATTGTTCCGCTGCTCAAACAGGTGCAGCTGTGTTTCCATAAACGTGAGGATTTGATCCATATAAAGGTAAATTTCCGGAAAACGATCCCACGGTGTCAGCTGTCCGTCTGTGACCTGGCGGGTCCACTCGGTTAGTTCCCTGTGCAGAGGCTGCTCGTCTTTTTCCATCTTTATAACCCTTCCTTTGCAGATTCACTGCAGAACTTGCTGGGCGGCATACCCATGTATTTTTTAAATACGCGCGAAAAGTAGAGTTGGTCGGCAAAGCCGGCAGAGTAGGCGGCTTCGCCGACGGTCAGCCCGCCTTCCTTCAGAAAAGCCGCCGCCTTGTTAATGCGGTAGCGTGTGAGGTATTCGTTCGGCGGCATACTGATATATGTCATAAAAAGTCGGTACAGGTGGCTGCGGGAAACACCGGCACTTTGCGCGATTTTTTCGATGTCAATGCTGCCGGCGTAATTTCGGTCAATGAAGCGAATGGCTTTCTGCACATAGCCGTAGCTGCTGTCACTGCTGGCCATGTGCGTGCCGAAGGTGTCCATCAGCTCCGCCAGAAAGCGGAGCAGACCGCTTTCCATGCGCGCTTCCGCACTGCGCGAGCTGCCAGAAACCGCGATAATGTCTGCCAGCAGCAGGTGGAAGCGGTTGTCTGACGGGCAGTGAAAGGCAGGCTCCATGTCCAGCAGACCGGTCTGACGCAGCAGGTGCTTGGCGTCGCTGCCGTTAAAGCCGACCCAGTCATACTCCCAAGGAAAATTGCGGTCTGCCTGGTAACTGACAATGCGGTTCGGCTGAATCAGAAAGGCATCGCCCGCCTTTAGCTCCCACTGCTGTCCGGCAGTGGAAAAGCAGCCCTTTCCGCGCACAATGTAGTGAATCAAATAGTGGTCGCGCACCGCCGGCCCCCAGGAATGACCTGAGCGGCAGCGCTGCAGCCCGCAGCTGTAAACTGCCAGCCCGAGGTTGTAGCTTTCTCCTTTGTAAGAACGACGAAAACCATCATCTGTCATATTCATCACCACTTACACTCGTATTGTAAAGCTTATTATAACGCTTTTTATATTGGGTTTCAACCGAAAAATGCGGTCAGAAAAGGTGCTGGCACCAAAACAAATAAAAATAGTTTGAAATCCGGCGAAAAATCAGCTATAATAAGAATGCCGTTCTTTGCATTTGCGTTTTGTGCGGCAGGCGGCGCTTTTTCGCACATTACAGTCAGGAGGAATCATTTATGGAAGGACTGAGTACGGGCCAGATTGCGCTGATTGTTTTGACGGCAGGGCTGGTCATCGTTTTTGCAGTGCTGATCTGCCTGATTCTAATTATCAGGCTGTATGGCAGTGTGATTCAGTCGGCGCAAAAGGGCAGGCGGAAGAAAGAAGAGCCGGCCGCCCCGCAGCCGAACGCTGCCTTGCCGCTGGAGGAGCCACAGCCTGCACTTTCTGTGCAGCCCGCGGCACAGGGGGAGATTTCGCCTGAAATCATTGCCGCTATCAGTGCGGCGGTTTATGCGCTGTACGGTACGGAAACGCCAATCCTCTCTGTACGGCGCTGCCGGCGCACCGGCGTTCGCTCCGTTTGGGGACAGGCCGGCGTGCTGCGCGGCACGCATCCGTTTTAAGCCGCAGGCGCTGCCTGCATTGACTTTACGAGAGAGGCGGTATCAACGTGTTTCAGGAATTTCTCAATGCGTTTTCCGGCATTTTACAAAGTTCCGGTTTTGCTACGAATGACTGGCGTAACTATGTGATGATCGGAATTGCCTGTGTTCTGCTGTACCTCGCCATCAAAAGGCAGTTTGAGCCACTGCTCCTGCTGCCAATCGCTTTTGGTATGCTTTTGGTAAATGTTTTTCCGGGCATTATGGCAGACCCCACGGCAAACGCCAACGGCGGTTTGTTTTATTATTTATACCGCGGCGTGAAGCTCGGCATCTATCCACCGCTGATTTTCCTCGGCGTGGGGGCGATGACGGACTTTGGCCCGCTGATTGCGCGCCCCTCCAGCCTTTTGCTGGGCGCGGCGGCGCAGCTTGGTATTTTTTTGACATTCATCGGTGCGCTTGCGTTGGGCTTTGACCCGAAGGCGGCTGGCGCAATCGGTATTATCGGCGGCGCGGACGGCCCGACGGCCATTTATGTGACCAGCAAGCTTTCTCCGCAGCTGCTGGGGCCGATTGCGGTCGCGGCGTACTCTTACATGGCGCTGGTTCCGGTGATTCAGCCGCCGATTATGAAAGCACTGACCACAAAAGAAGAGCGTTCCATTGTAATGGAACAGCTGAGGCCGGTTTCCAAATTGGAAAAGATTTTGTTTCCCGTTATCATTACCGTGTTGATTTCGCTGCTGCTGCCGGACGCGGCGCCGCTGGTCGGTATGCTGATGCTTGGCAATCTGATGCGCGAAAGCGGTGTGGTTTCCCGGCTGTCCAACACCGCGCAGAACGAACTGATGAATATCATCACCATTTTTCTGGGGGTTACAGTCGGCGCAACGGCAACCGGGACGGTCTTTCTAAGTGTACAGACGCTGAAGATCATTGTGATGGGTCTTTTGGCGTTCTGCGTTGGCACTGCAGGCGGGGTGCTATTCGGTAAGCTGATGTGTAAGGCCACACATGGGAAGGTCAACCCTCTGATTGGTTCCGCAGGTGTTTCGGCTGTGCCCATGGCGGCGCGCGTTTCCCAGAAAGTTGGACAGGAAGCAAATCCGGGCAACTTCCTGCTGATGCACGCAATGGGGCCCAATGTGGCCGGCGTCATCGGCTCCGCGGTTGCGGCCGGTGTCCTTTTAAGTATTCTCGGATAATGATGTCGATTCCCATTCTGCAGACGCTCGCACACAGTTTTCGGTGCGGGCGTTTGCAGTAAGTTGTTTTAAAATTTTATGTTAGCTGGTGAGATTATTGAGTGAATCCGCACTGCAAATAAGACAGCGGGTCCTGGAAAAGGAGTTTTCCCGCATGAACGAACGGCAGCGGGAAGCCGTTTTTTCTGTAAACGGCCCTCTGCTGGTACTGGCAGGTGCAGGCAGTGGAAAAACGACCGTTCTGGTAAACCGAATTGCCAATATCATCCGATATGGCAGCGCGTATACAGACGGAACGGCAGAATTAAACAATACAGATATGCAGGCTGCGCAGGCATTTCTGGAGGGCGGCGCACCGCTGCCGGACAGTGTCCAGCAGCACATGGCAGTGACCCCCTGCGCGCCGTGGCAGATTTTAGCCATTACATTTACCAACAAAGCCGCCGGAGAGCTGAAGCAGCGGCTGGTCAATCTGCTGGGTAACAGCGGCAATGATGTTTGGGCCAGCACCTTCCACTCCACCTGCGCACGGATGCTGCGCAAGTACGGCGACCGCCTGGGGTACAGCACGCACTTTACAATTTATGACACAGATGATTCCAAGCGGCTGATGAAGGGCTGCCTGAAAGAACTGGACGTTGATGAGAAATTTCTTGCCTGCAGGGCAGTACTCAGCGAGATTTCGCACGCAAAGGATTCGCTGACGGATGCCAAGGCATACGCACAGGCTGCCGGAACCGACAACCGCCTGGTTACGATTGCAAAGGCTTACCAAATGTATCAGCAGCGCCTGATGGAAGCGGACGCGATGGACTTTGACGACCTGATTTTCAACACGGTGCGCCTGCTGGAGCAGAACAGCGACGTGCTGGCATATTACCAGCGGAAATTTCGGTATATCATGGTGGACGAATATCAGGATACCAACCACGCGCAGTATGTGCTGGTGAAACTGCTGGCGCAGAAAAGTCAAAACCTCTGTGTGGTCGGCGATGATGACCAGAGTATCTACAAGTTCCGCGGCGCAACCATTGAAAATATTATGAGCTTTGAAAAAACATTCCCCCATGCCAAGGTCATTCGGTTGGAGCAGAATTACCGCTCGACCAAAACCATTTTGGATGCTGCCAATGCGGTGATTTCCAACAACACGGAGCGAAAGGGCAAAACCTTGTGGACACAGAATCCGCAGGGAGAGAAAATCCAGACGCATACGGCGCTCAACGAGCAGGACGAGGCCGACTTTATCGGTAAGCAGATTCTGGAGGGCGTCGGAAAAGGGCGGAAGTTCAGCGATTATGCGATTCTTTACCGGATGAACACACAGTCCAGTGCTCTGGAAAAGAATTTCGTAAAGTCCGGCATCCCATACCGCATCATCGGCGGCCTGCGCTTCTATGAGCGCAAGGAGATCCGTGACCTGATTGCGTATCTGAGTGTTATCAACAACCCGAGTGATGAAGTGCGCTTGCGCCGCATTATCAACCAGCCAAAGCGCAGCATCGGCGACAAAACGCTGGCGGTTGCGTCTGAAATTGCCGGGCAGATTGGTGAAAGCGTGTTTTATGTGATTGCCCATGCGGATGAGTTTGAGCCGCTTAAACGCACAGCGCCAAAATTGCTGCAGTTTGCGGAAATTATGCAGGGCTTTATGGAAATCAATGAAAATGAAGACCGCAGCGTCAAGGAACTGTATGATGAAATCCTCTCTAAAACCGGCTATATTGCTAGCCTCGGCAACGCGCAGAGTGATGAAGTGAAAGACCGTGTCGCCAACCTGACGCAGCTGGGCACCAACATTCAGCAGTACGAGGAAGAAAACGATGAGGCGGCCAGTCTGGACGGCTTCCTGGAGGAAGTGGCGCTGATGACCGATATCGACAATTACGACGGTGACGCGGACACGGTTGTGATGATGACCATGCACTCCGCAAAGGGACTGGAATTTCCGGTTGTGTTCCTGCCGGGCTTTGAAGACGGCATTTTTCCGGGTGTGCAGGCAATTTATGATCCGGTGCAGATTGAGGAAGAGCGTCGCCTTGCGTACGTGGCAATCACCCGTGCGCGTGAGGAACTGTGTGTGACAAATGCACAGAGCCGCACACTGTTTGGCTCGACCAACCGCAACCGCCCCAGTCGCTTTTTAGAAGAGATTCCGGAGGAACTGACGGAGCACACCGCGGCGCGCAGCTGGAAGCAGCCGAAGCCCGGCGTGGCACTTCCGGTTTCCGCCAAGGAAGTGCGCGCGGCCGCCATGGAGTCTGCGCTGCATTTTGGGGCGCCGGAATCTGTGCAGGCACAGAAGGCCCCCAACTTTAAACCCGGCGATGCCGTCTTGCATCGTGCATTCGGCAAGGGCATGGTGTTGTCGGCAACGCCGATGGGAAATGATACGCTGCTGGAAATTGCCTTTGACAGCAAGGGTACCAAAAAAATTATGGCGAACTTCGCGCATTTGAAGCGCGCCTGACCATACAAACGCGGCTTGTCCCTCAGTGCCGCAGCAAAAACGGCAGATGCTTTTTCGGCGGGCATCTGCCGTTTCTGTTTTACTCGGCGCTTTCCTGTGACTGACTGCAGCCACAGCCGCACCCGCCTGCGTCACTCACCTTGGGCGGGAAGAAAGAATCGGTGGGGAAGTCAATACGCTTAAACATCTCGCAGGGATTGTCGCTGACCGGCGTGCACTCTTTGGTGGGGACACAGAAGTCATATGCAGGAATCAGCATCTGTACATTGCGCACAATCTGCACAATGGAGAACAGGCCGATGGTCACATAGACACTGCGGCTGCACTCAAAGTCGAAGTCGCCGCCGAAACGCTCGCAGATATCGTCCGGAATCTTAAAGCTCGGGCAGCAGCCGGGGCGGGTGTCGCAGATGCGTGCGGAAAGCCCTACCGGCTGCGCCACCTGACACACGGCTTTTGGTGTAACACGGCTACCGCTGCCGGACTCGGTGGGGTCGCAGCTGCCGTCACTGGTAAAGACCTTGACGTTGCCGTCGCTGCCGTACAGAATTGCTTTTTTGGTGAACAGCGCAATGCCGTCCACCACAATCGGGCAGGAAGCGGGGGCTGTGTAAACATCCAGAGACACGTCAAACACAAAGGTCATATCAATGGAGTAAAAACCTTTGTTAAAGGGCACCGGCTCCATATTCAGGTAAACAGTGAGCACTTCTACATCCCGCAGGCGAACACTGACCGCGCGCTCGATAACCGGGCGCTTTGCTTGGGTAAAGCACACCTGCAGATCCTCCAGACAATCTTTGGCACTGCAGGAGTCGTAAACCCGCTGCGCGTCGATGCAGACCGCTTCTTTAAAGCGGCCGGAACGCATCGTATCGTTCATTTCATCCATATGGTAATCCTCCTATCAGGCAAAATGTTTCTTGCTTAGTACCATCTTATGGCGAAGAAAGAAAAACGTTACGGGACTGCCGCGTATTTCGCGTTCCGCCCGACTGCGGATAATAAGGTTGAATCCGTACAGAAATTTTGCTATAATAACATCCATACAGACAAAAACCGCTTCGGCGGCAGTTTTGGAGGTCTTCTAATCTTATGGCGCACGTTGAACTGCTCACTTACACGCAGCTTCCGGAGAAAACGGTTGCTTCCGCCGCACGGCTGTGTTACTCGCCCGCTGAGATTTCCACCATTCAGCAGGGCATGACCGAGGAACGTGTTTCACATTTTATGGATATGCTGACGGAAAACGGGCATGAAACGCCGATTGAGCACGCTTCCTTTACCTTTGGTATCGAGGGCGTTTCGCGCTCTTTGCTGGCACAGATTACTCGTCACCGTATCGCGAGCTTCAGCGTGCAGAGCCAGCGCTATGTGGCGGAAATGCAGTTTTCCTATGTGGTGCCGCCGGAAATCGAGGCGATTCCGCAGGCAAAGGAAGAGTACCTGCGCGCCATGGAGGAGGACCAGCGCCACTATGAGCGTTTGACCGCCCTGCTGAAAGAAAAGCACAAACAGGCATTTCTGGCAGAAGGACTTTCGCCAAAGGCCGCGGAAAGCCGCGCACAGAAAAAGGCGATTGAAGATGCACGGTTCGTGCTGCCCAATGCCTGTACCACCAAGATGATCTGCACCATGGACGCACGCAGCCTGCTGCATTTCTTCGCCCTGCGTTGCTGCAACCGTGCCCAGTGGGAAATCCGCGCAGTCGCGGAGCAGATGCTTTGGCTGGCGAAGGACGCGGCACCGCATTTGTTTGCCAAGGCAGGTCCGGCGTGCCTGTACGGGCCTTGCCCGGAGGGAAAGATGTGCTGCGGCAAAATGGCAGAGGTTCGTGCACATTACAAGCGGGAAAGCGGGGAAGCCTGATGGGAAAGCTGCTGGTGCTGGAGGGTCTGGACGGCTGCGGAAAGCAGACGCAGACCACGCGCCTGTGCGGGGCTTTTGAGCAGGCGGGCACGCCGTACCGCCGGGTGTCGTTTCCAGACTATGCCCAGCCCTCTTCTGCTTTGGTGAAACTGTACCTGCAGGGGGCGTTCGGCACTTCGCCGCAGGACGTGAATCCCTACGCCGCTTCTTCTTTTTTTACCGTGGACCGCTTCGCGTCTTACCGACAGTTCTGGCAGAAAGACTACGAGGCGGGCAAAGTGATTGTGGCGGACCGCTACACCACTTCTAATCTGGTGTATCAGCTGCCCAAGCTGCCCCGTGGGGAGTGGGACGCTTTTACGGACTGGCTGCTGGACTTTGAATACACCCGTTTTGAACTGCCAATACCGAATTTAACGATTTTTTTGGATATGTCGCCGGAAGCCGCAGAGTCGCTGTTGGAAAAACGTTACCGCGGTAATGCGGAAAAAAAGGATATTCACGAGAAAAGCAGGACGTTTCAGCAGGCAGGTCGGCAGGCAGCGCTTTATGCCGCGCAGAAACTGCAGTGGCAGGTGGTTTCCTGTGACACGGCTGGGCACCTGCGCACGCCTGCGGAAATTCAGGCGGAGATTCTGCAGATTGTGCGGGGGCAGGCTCTGCTGTGAAATGACCCGAACGGGGAAAGGAGTTTTCAAAAAATGGTCTATGTGTTTTTAGCAAACGGTTTTGAGGAAATCGAAGCGCTGGCGCCGGTTGATTTGCTTCGCCGCGCCGGTCTGGAGGTTCTGACTGTCGGCATCGGTGACAATGAGATCACCGGTGCGCACGGCATTGATGTCACGCCGGATATTGCCGAGTGGGATTTGAACTTTGATGTGCAGCCCGCTGATTTGGTGGTACTGCCGGGCGGTATGCCCGGTACCAAAAATCTGGAGGCTTCTGCCAGCGTGCGGAATGCGGTGCAGTGGTGCGTGGAGCAGAACCGCTATATCGGTGCCATCTGTGCGGCGCCTTCGGTGCTGGGGCATTGGGGCGTGTTGAAGGGGCATGAGGCAGTCTGCTACCCCGGCTATGAGTCAGAGCTTGGCTGCACACTGGGCAAGAAACCGGTTGTGCAGAGCGGAAAGATTATCACCGCGCGCGGCGCGGGCGTTGCTGTGGAGTTTGGTTTGGCGCTGATCAGCGCCCTGTGCGGCGCGCAGAAATCTGAGGAGATCAGGAAATCGATTCAATGCAGGTAAAAAGAAACATTCGGGAAATCAAACAGGCGCTGCGCAAACGCTACCGGGCGTACCGGGAGTCTTTGCAACCCGCGGAAAAAGAGAAGCTGGATGCGGCTGTCAGGCGGCGTCTGTTTCGTTTACCCGTTTATCAGAACTGTCGGGTGCTTTTCATTTATGTCAGTAAACCGATTGAGGTGGACACGGTGCGCATTATCCAAAGCGCATTGGCGCACGGCAAGCACGTGGCGGTTCCGCGCTGCATTCCGAATACGTATCAGATGCAGTTTTATTTTATTCGTTCGCTGGAGGATTTGGAACCCGGGACCTTCGGCGTGCTGGAGCCGTCTGTGGAGCGCTGCCGCCCGGTTTCTGACCTGCGGCACGGGCTGTGCGTGGTGCCTGGGCTCAGCTTTGATACACAGGGGTACCGTCTGGGTTACGGTAAGGGGTACTACGATCGGTTCCTTTCTAATTTTGGCGGTCAGACAGTGGGCATCTGCTACCGTGCGTGTGTGCCGTGGAACCTGCCGCACGGGTACTATGACCGGCCGGTAGATCTTTTGGTTACAGAAACTTACATCAGAAAGACGGGCAGCCGTCCTGCCGGCCATCAGGAGGAACGCCATGACTGAAAATGAACACCCACAGTCGCTCAACAGTTTCAGCGGAAGTGAAGCGATGAAGGCAGAGGCCGCCAGAGAAGCAGCGGATGAAAAGCGCGCGCGGCGCAACCACAAGCGGCGCAATAAAGAAAAACGCAGGAGAAATCGCCGCTTTTTCCGCCTGATTTGGTGGTTCATGGTGGTGCTGGTTGCGATTATTCTGGGGCAGTTCCTGATTACCGGTCTGAACGATGTTTTAGCAGTTGACCGGAGCAGTGTCAATGTGACGGTGGAAATTCCCTCTTCCGTGACAGAAGCTTCAGTCAAACCATCTGCGCTCAGAAAGCTCAGCGGCGCCAAGCTGCGGGAAGCACAGGCCACCAACCGCGAGGTTACAAAGAAAGTAGCGGAAATCCTGCAAAAAGCAGGTGCGGTGGATAATCCTGATTTCTTCTGCCTGTACGCGCGCCTGCGCAAGGCGGACGGCTGCTTTCACAACGGTACCTGGCAGATTGATACCAAGACGGATTATGAGCAGCTGATTAACACGTTTGAGTCTAACGAGGGACGAAAGGACATCGTCAAGGTGACGATTCCAGAGGGAC encodes:
- a CDS encoding radical SAM protein translates to MAESGLKEKLEKFGIKTAIGYLRKDPEKNLPKLMDMIDKADKDNTFAAARYSFHQAIDDPASNWNHLIYRVVKNINPHVLETFFTNFFLNSTFIGGKKQMEYRKKYGCNVPWAILLDPTSACNLHCTGCWAADYGHQLNLTFDEIDDIINQGVKMGTYMYIYTGGEPLVRKDDLIKLCEKHSDCIFLCFTNSTLIDDKFAEDLQRVGNFVPAISVEGFEEATDARRGKGTFQKICKAIDILNAHQLPYGISCCYTSQNVDSIGSEEFFDWMVDQGAIFTWFFTYMPIGKNAPTDLMATAEQREMMYYRIRDFRNSKALFTMDFWNDAEYVYGCIAGGRSYLHINANGDIEPCVFIHYSDANIREKTLLEAYRSPLFMQYHLNQPFNTNMLRPCPVLDNPYKLEEMVSKTNAHGTDLVDQESPHEYCAKCEKIAQRWAPVAERLWKSSGANGRHCLNCDDTILPENLVPEDERISFEEMVKFEQAQKKQHA
- a CDS encoding DUF1836 domain-containing protein gives rise to the protein MEKDEQPLHRELTEWTRQVTDGQLTPWDRFPEIYLYMDQILTFMETQLHLFEQRNNPLLTSSMVNNYVKDGVLPRPEKKKYSRDHLVQLTILCLLKQVLSIPDIHILLDQLEQRGDMHTLYDAFCTAQEKALQDVCGRIDTAAADGQEALVQLALQLSVEAGARRTASERILSALQVHEQQKEEQAKCAKEETDTKENTAAES
- a CDS encoding AraC family transcriptional regulator, with the protein product MTDDGFRRSYKGESYNLGLAVYSCGLQRCRSGHSWGPAVRDHYLIHYIVRGKGCFSTAGQQWELKAGDAFLIQPNRIVSYQADRNFPWEYDWVGFNGSDAKHLLRQTGLLDMEPAFHCPSDNRFHLLLADIIAVSGSSRSAEARMESGLLRFLAELMDTFGTHMASSDSSYGYVQKAIRFIDRNYAGSIDIEKIAQSAGVSRSHLYRLFMTYISMPPNEYLTRYRINKAAAFLKEGGLTVGEAAYSAGFADQLYFSRVFKKYMGMPPSKFCSESAKEGL
- a CDS encoding OadG family protein; this translates as MEGLSTGQIALIVLTAGLVIVFAVLICLILIIRLYGSVIQSAQKGRRKKEEPAAPQPNAALPLEEPQPALSVQPAAQGEISPEIIAAISAAVYALYGTETPILSVRRCRRTGVRSVWGQAGVLRGTHPF
- a CDS encoding sodium ion-translocating decarboxylase subunit beta — encoded protein: MNVFQEFLNAFSGILQSSGFATNDWRNYVMIGIACVLLYLAIKRQFEPLLLLPIAFGMLLVNVFPGIMADPTANANGGLFYYLYRGVKLGIYPPLIFLGVGAMTDFGPLIARPSSLLLGAAAQLGIFLTFIGALALGFDPKAAGAIGIIGGADGPTAIYVTSKLSPQLLGPIAVAAYSYMALVPVIQPPIMKALTTKEERSIVMEQLRPVSKLEKILFPVIITVLISLLLPDAAPLVGMLMLGNLMRESGVVSRLSNTAQNELMNIITIFLGVTVGATATGTVFLSVQTLKIIVMGLLAFCVGTAGGVLFGKLMCKATHGKVNPLIGSAGVSAVPMAARVSQKVGQEANPGNFLLMHAMGPNVAGVIGSAVAAGVLLSILG
- a CDS encoding ATP-dependent helicase produces the protein MNERQREAVFSVNGPLLVLAGAGSGKTTVLVNRIANIIRYGSAYTDGTAELNNTDMQAAQAFLEGGAPLPDSVQQHMAVTPCAPWQILAITFTNKAAGELKQRLVNLLGNSGNDVWASTFHSTCARMLRKYGDRLGYSTHFTIYDTDDSKRLMKGCLKELDVDEKFLACRAVLSEISHAKDSLTDAKAYAQAAGTDNRLVTIAKAYQMYQQRLMEADAMDFDDLIFNTVRLLEQNSDVLAYYQRKFRYIMVDEYQDTNHAQYVLVKLLAQKSQNLCVVGDDDQSIYKFRGATIENIMSFEKTFPHAKVIRLEQNYRSTKTILDAANAVISNNTERKGKTLWTQNPQGEKIQTHTALNEQDEADFIGKQILEGVGKGRKFSDYAILYRMNTQSSALEKNFVKSGIPYRIIGGLRFYERKEIRDLIAYLSVINNPSDEVRLRRIINQPKRSIGDKTLAVASEIAGQIGESVFYVIAHADEFEPLKRTAPKLLQFAEIMQGFMEINENEDRSVKELYDEILSKTGYIASLGNAQSDEVKDRVANLTQLGTNIQQYEEENDEAASLDGFLEEVALMTDIDNYDGDADTVVMMTMHSAKGLEFPVVFLPGFEDGIFPGVQAIYDPVQIEEERRLAYVAITRAREELCVTNAQSRTLFGSTNRNRPSRFLEEIPEELTEHTAARSWKQPKPGVALPVSAKEVRAAAMESALHFGAPESVQAQKAPNFKPGDAVLHRAFGKGMVLSATPMGNDTLLEIAFDSKGTKKIMANFAHLKRA